The proteins below come from a single Vitis vinifera cultivar Pinot Noir 40024 chromosome 9, ASM3070453v1 genomic window:
- the LOC132254287 gene encoding pistil-specific extensin-like protein, which translates to MARTRGAKSSSPSRRKKSLRKEPVPDPASEPSQPRAIPPPVKPAPPKPPARRYLTRSGGRPLQKRPRVESSEPIDLTEQPSEPSPVPTPVPSPIPSLIQPLVPSPAPQAEPQEPQPPLPEPQSPFEIAPEEVIRRPMLTQPPIEGNLDYRARPFHSELCFDIAAF; encoded by the coding sequence atggcgcgaacaAGAGGGGCTAagtcttcctctccttcaagACGCAAGAAAAGCCTGCGAAAGGAACCAGTTCCAGATCCCGCTTCTGAGCCTTCGCAGCCAAGAGCAATTCCTCCTCCGGTGAAGCCCGCGCCGCCAAAGCCGCCGGCAAGACGTTACCTTaccaggtcagggggtcggccACTGCAAAAGAGACCCAGGGTTGAAAGCTCAGAACCCATTGACTTGACTGAGCAACCTTCAGAGCCCTCGCCGGTTCCAACTCCAGTTCCCTCGCCGATTCCCTCGCTAATTCAGCCTCTGGTGCCATCTCCGGCGCCGCAAGCAGAACCACAGGAGCCTCAGCCgccacttcccgagccccaaaGTCCATTTGAAATAGCTCCGGAAGAAGTAATCAGGCGGCCAATGCTAActcagcccccaattgagggaaatttggaCTATAGAGCGCGACCATTCCATTCCGAGCTATGCTTTGACATAGCCGCATTCTGA